Within Triticum dicoccoides isolate Atlit2015 ecotype Zavitan chromosome 1B, WEW_v2.0, whole genome shotgun sequence, the genomic segment GTAACTACGTATACAGACAAAAACTCCCACAAATTAATAGCTAGTCTCCGCATATGCTCTGTAGTCTCAGCTACTTAAGATTTCACATACTTGGGGTTCTAAAATTAGACACCCGACTATACAGCCGGCACCAATCCATGCATATTTAATATTACTTGTGTACATTATCAGAAAAAATTATTCTTTGTGTACAAAAAAGAGCACAAAACCAGTTGTACCTGCCCAAGCTTATCAGGAGTCAACTCTTGGAATCTTGGAACAATACGCCCCCCTGCAGTCAGTTTTAAAATGTTAGATAGTGTATTTATAAGACATTCAAGTTCACAAGGAGAGGTACTCATATCAACCTGTAGCTATGGCAATCAATTCCAATTCAACACCACCAACCCATCTGACAGCAGGCAGATTTCTTTGCATAAGCAAATGATTGGCTTCATCATCAAAACCCCATTGACAGATAACTAAGGTTGCACCAACATCCTGCAAGTGTATACAAACAAATCTTTAAGTACTTATATTAAGAAATCAACCATGAtacgatgcaaagtaaataaacttTGTGCAAAATCATGACTTTGCCCTACTATAAAATACATTGAAATTTTGTAGGCCTTTACCTTGCATTTCTGAACCATTTCATCAAAGTATTTCTGCTCTTGTCCACGCATCGTCTGGAATTTTTCTACAGTGTCAATGTCAACCTTATGCTTTGTCTTGGGCTTTGGGGGCTCAAATGGGCAGGTAAGGATGGCAATATTAGCATCCTCGATTCTCTTTGGCATTTGTGGGTGGCTCATATCTTTGTCAACAGCGATTCCGTATATTAGCTCAGTGTCCTCTAGCTTCCCACCAACTTTACCTTCTACTTTAATCAAGTCCAAGTTTacatccttcctttccaaatcagcAACAGCAAGGACTGCCCTGACAGCAATCTCAGCAAGCATCCGCTTACAACGGTTAACACTGCAGTTTAAGAATGACGGGTCCAATTAGAGGACAGAGAGAAATATAAACTGAATCTACCCTGCTTCCTAGCAGATCAAAACATTGGCTGCATAACTGAGAAGTTAAGAGTGAATATCTTTGACCTACATCTTTGAGGACAGAGTTGTCATGCAGGTCTGCACCAAGGGCTCTATATTTGCAGCAGTGAACTCAAACCTAGTGGAGATATGTTCAAGGTGATCAAAAGCTATCTTGGAAGCCATTTCATATCCTTCGGCAATTCTAATCGGGTGAATACCACGCTCTAGCAGTTTCTCAGCTTGCTCCAGGAGCGACCCTGCTAGGACCACCACCCCAGTAGTACCATCCCCAATTTCATAGTCTTGACTACGGGAAAGCTCCACCATCAGCTTTGCAATCTGGTTGTCAACATCCATTTGCTCCAGGATCGTCGCTCCGTCATTTGCTAAAAAATCATATGGGAGGAAATTATTCAGAAACCCGAACTTCCCTTATTTTATTATAGGTATAAAATCAAAGTAATTTCCAACGGAACTAACAGCCCTACAGACATCTAGAACTCTGGACAGATACTGCGTAGCACACACCAAAATCCCTAGCCCTCGAAGAAACCGATGCAAGGGCCAGATCGCATGCGAGAACCTTAAGTTTTCCCGCAAAGAAAAAGGAACAGGTTAGGCTAAGATCAGGAAGCGGAGCGGCGAGGGGAGTGAGAGAGTGCGGTGGAGCAGTTACTGATGGTGACGTCGCCGTCGGGGGACTGGAGAATCTTGTCCATGCCCTTGGGGCCGAGGGAGGTGCGGAGGCTGCGCGCGACGGCCTTGCCGGCGGCGACGTTGGCCTTGTGCGCGTCGAGCCCCCGCAGGCGGGACTTGCTCTCCTGCTCCCTCAGGATGATGAAGGGCCGTCCGAAATCGTCGAACGccagcgccatggccggcggcgccgATGGACGGGACGCGCGCGCGGCGCTTCTAGAAGGGTCGGATCGCaccgggggaggaggaggcggcgcgaggGCGGCAAGCGGGCGTACCGGCGATCTTTGTGAGGCTTAGGCAAAAAAAAACCTTCACGAAACATCCAAAAGGATATGGGCTTCATCGATGGATGTATGGGCCGGGCTGGATAGATGGGCTGACTTCTTTTTTGTCCCACGAATAAAACCGGGAACCGTtgctaaaaggaaaaaaaaaactcATAACCGTAGACGAGATATGCGCGTCGGAGACCCACGTCACATCCCACGAATCTGTTTGAAGAACTTTTGAAGCGACCGGTCCACCTGGCCCGTCATCCGCGTGTTTTCTTCCTAAACTACCCTTGTACCTTCGCCGCCAAGCATGATAAGTGTTACACCGACTACACGCTTGCGTGGGAGCTAACGCATGcttgatttttttattttcaagttTACACATCTTGCTCCGCAGACCATATATGTAGCCTGGTTTATTCTCCAAATTGAGCCTCTTTTTTTTAGAGAACTGAGCCTGGGTATTGGACTATTGCGTCTACACAGACAAAAAACTCATTAAACCACAATAGTGTGACTGAACAATCGACAAAATTGGGGAACAAAGGAAGACTCTGCGTCGGTCTCAAGCGAAAACTCTAATCGTCGTTGGGCAAAGCCCATTGGCGGTTGACGATTATTGGATTTGTTTCTCGCGCAAGCGTTGCTCTGGGCGCGGCCCTCTCGGTGGAGTTGTTCACCGTGGTGACCGACCTTGGCTCGTGGGACTGGCCTAAGATTGTTGCTCTGGCAAATGTTGAGGAGGCTAGGACGAGCGGCGATGTGACGGGTTAGTGTGGCCGATGGCGAGGTGGTCCTATGCTTCGTGGTGGCTACAGCGCGACCCAAGCGGTGATTCCTAGTTATGATGGACTCAGGCTCGGCCCAAATCTGGCGTGTGGTGGCGGTTGGTTGCAGTTTCCTGGGTGGCGGCCTCGGACTTGGTGGTGGCAACTTCGGCCACGGGGCGGCGCATGTATGGGCATGGCGGGTCATGGGACCCCGCGGACAAATTGGAGTTGGCTTGATGCATGGTTGGGTGGTTAGAGGGTTTCCAGTAGGCGATGTCCCCATGTGGGCAGAAGGTGGTTGAGGCATCTCCAGGAGAAATTCTCTTTCCATCTCCTTCAGATCCGACGATGACGACGCCCACGAGTGGTGTGGTCTTCTTGGAAGCGCCGTCATTGAGATGTGCTCATCACTCTCCCCACATTCTTGGCTTTGGAGAGAAATTCTCTGAATCATGTGATAGAGGCGTCTTCGTGTCTTTCTCCTCCTTGGGGCATCATCTCGAAGTCGGCCCTACGACTAGAAAACCGATGGTTCGCAGCGGCTTGTCTGTGTGGTTTGTTGAGATTGGGGGCATCAACGTCTATTCTGGCAACGATGATGGCGTCAATATGAGTTTGAGTCGCCACTCGAGTCTGGTAGTCGGCTTTATATAGCGTGCCTGGTGTGTTCTTTTGTAGTTTGCTTGGTTGCTGTGGAGTCATGGATGTAGTAGAATGTGTGCATGTGGTGACGATGACAGGCACTCGGCGTTTGGTGGCTTACGACCCTCATCACCGTCGTGGCATGCAACCGGTGTGGTCGTAGCACGCAGACGTTGCGGTCCAAGCTTAGCCGCTAGCCGACAGCAATATCATCGGGGCGCGGACTGAGCATATCCAACTGATGGCCGTAGCGTTGCATGAGGTGATCCTACCATCCCTACCTATCTATCGTAGGACCGAGGGGTGCAGGATCCCAGCATATCCA encodes:
- the LOC119339216 gene encoding T-complex protein 1 subunit epsilon-like, which produces MALAFDDFGRPFIILREQESKSRLRGLDAHKANVAAGKAVARSLRTSLGPKGMDKILQSPDGDVTITNDGATILEQMDVDNQIAKLMVELSRSQDYEIGDGTTGVVVLAGSLLEQAEKLLERGIHPIRIAEGYEMASKIAFDHLEHISTRFEFTAANIEPLVQTCMTTLSSKIVNRCKRMLAEIAVRAVLAVADLERKDVNLDLIKVEGKVGGKLEDTELIYGIAVDKDMSHPQMPKRIEDANIAILTCPFEPPKPKTKHKVDIDTVEKFQTMRGQEQKYFDEMVQKCKDVGATLVICQWGFDDEANHLLMQRNLPAVRWVGGVELELIAIATGGRIVPRFQELTPDKLGQAGLVREKSFGTTKDRMLCIERCANSRAVTIFIRGGNKMMIEEAKRSIHDALCVARNLIRNNSIVYGGGSAEISCSVAVEAAADRYAGAEQYAIRSFADALDGIPLALAENSGLPPIDTLTAVKSQQIQENNPYCGIDCNDVGTNDMREQHVFETLIGKQQQILLATQVVKMILKIDDVITPSEF